A genome region from Coffea arabica cultivar ET-39 chromosome 7e, Coffea Arabica ET-39 HiFi, whole genome shotgun sequence includes the following:
- the LOC113698235 gene encoding uncharacterized protein isoform X1: MGELRTSQVRDSGLWSEEHDRLPLKQRLKILLARSSFSDLFPDFDSEDDGTSNLPAVDNDAFVKEEDDNGQCGSESFSSASLAREGKVGSWSYEQNHIGDQGGCSDQVIEANKVCVEMVPAEVLSGMESSSCQQSLLSSRDVSINVQCSGHSPSSPFKNPSNCANGGDLLEIKNDNPVDFFDELDHVVLKERQRRLVLSCSQMLGLTKTPLEGNTALSSMPALDDLNKQGAGIDKEETDYVDKESPFGENSNRKMQTTSISGSSKGVIMALPNADHRNSQFLCNWQGNKSIKSGKMTTIQEQVKTCSLEKEFSTSGANGRQNLLSSKSIMHNSGVATQAHAMTCFSENKFSMSGANSRQNLLSSKSPMHNSAVANVVNVKVEPLDNDEASQKSFPSGHLPLDNVDLVKSEPDLSADSNDDELDHLLLRERMKLLSAQVPHSDVVGMEWLSKMVPAGLDCHPIAQESAKPLKINRPRKRRKSATDSVETALEEDAPGLLQVLIQKGVSVNEIKLYGEKESDEALDDLSTEDNFSELEAIISKLFSQRSSLLKLAPLRCAKGDKATYCLACLFSLVEQARYLQFRKWPVEWGWCRDLQAFIFVFERHNRIVLERPEYGYATYFFELMDSLPIDWQIKRLVTAMKLTSCSRVALIENRALVVGEDLTEGEARVLMEYGWIPNSGLGSMLNYCDRVVHDRKSEDTSEWRSKIGKLLIDGYNGGCIVPTDVPKKVVEYNFAQAPQIKMEMN, encoded by the exons ATGGGTGAATTGCGTACGAGTCAGGTTCGGGATTCCGGTTTGTGGTCCGAAGAGCACGACCGGTTGCCGTTGAAGCAGCGGTTGAAAATTCTGTTGGCTCGCAGTAGTTTTTCCGATTTATTCCCGGATTTCGATTCGGAAGATGACGGGACCTCGAATTTACCCGC GGTCGATAATGATGCTTTTGTGAAGGAGGAGGATGACAATGGGCAGTGTGGCtctgag AGTTTCTCTTCTGCTAGCCTTGCTCGGGAAGGAAAGGTTGGGAGTTGGTCATATGAACAAAATCACATTG GTGATCAGGGGGGTTGCAGTGATCAAGTTATTGAAGCAAATAAAGTCTGTGTTGAGATGGTTCCAGCAGAGGTACTTAGTGGCATGGAAAGTAGTTCCTGTCAGCAATCGCTGCTGTCATCACGTGATGTTTCCATCAATGTCCAGTGTTCTGGCCACAGTCCATCAAGTCCATTTAAAAACCCTTCAAATTGTGCAAATGGTGGTGATTTGCTAGAGATTAAGAATGATAACCCTGTTGACTTTTTTGATGAACTTGATCATGTTGTACTCAAGGAACGTCAGAGAAGGCTTGTGTTAAG ttgCAGCCAAATGTTGGGGTTGACCAAGACTCCTTTAGAG GGTAATACTGCCCTATCGTCTATGCCAGCTTTGGATGATTTAAACAAGCAAGGTGCTGGAATTGATAAAGAAGAGACTGATTATGTTGATAAGGAGTCACCATTTGGTGAAAACTCCAATCGCAAGATGCAAACAACTTCTATCTCTGGTTCATCAAAAGGTGTCATTATGGCATTACCTAATGCAGATCATAGAAATTCACAGTTCTTGTGTAACTGGCAGGGTaataaatcaattaaatcaGGAAAAATGACGACAATTCAAGAACAGGTTAAGACATGTTCTTTGGAGAAAGAGTTCTCTACATCTGGTGCAAACGGTAGACAGAATCTTTTGTCCAGTAAAAGTATCATGCACAATTCAGGTGTAGCAACTCAAGCACATGCTATGACATGCTTTTCGGAGAACAAGTTCTCTATGTCTGGTGCAAACAGTAGACAAAATCTTTTGTCCAGTAAAAGTCCCATGCATAATTCAGCTGTAGCAAATGTTGTCAACGTCAAGGTAGAACCCTTGGATAATGACGAGGCAAGCCAAAAAAGTTTTCCTTCAGGCCATTTGCCTTTGGATAACGTGGATCTGGTTAAAAGTGAACCTGATCTTTCTGCTGATTCCAATGATGATGAGCTTGATCATTTGTTGCTGCGAGAGAGGATGAAATTGCTGTCAGCACAAGTGCCTCATTCAGATGTCGTTGGAATGGAATGGTTGAGCAAGATGGTTCCTGCTGGATTAGATTGTCATCCCATAGCACAGGAATCTGCCAAGCCACTGAAGATTAACCGTCCTAGGAAAAGGAGAAAATCAGCCAC GGATTCTGTTGAAACAGCATTGGAGGAGGATGCTCCTGGGCTTCTGCAG GTATTGATTCAGAAGGGTGTATCAGTTAATGAAATTAAACTTTATGGGGAAAAGGAAAGTGACGAGGCCCTTGATGATTTGTCCACTGAAGACAACTTTTCAGAACTCGAAGCTATTATTTCAAAG CTATTTTCTCAACGGAGTTCATTGTTAAAGCTTGCTCCATTGCGGTGTGCCAAGGGTGACAAAGCTACCTATTGTTTGGCTTGTCTCTTTTCACTTGTGGAGCAG GCACGATATTTACAATTCAGAAAGTGGCCTGTTGAATGGGGGTGGTGCCGAGACCTTCAAGCATTCATATTTGTATTTGAGAGACACAATAG GATAGTGCTTGAACGCCCTGAGTATGGTTACGCAACATACTTCTTTGAGTTGATGGATTCCTTACCTATAGATTGGCAGATCAAGCGATTGGTGACTGCTATGAAGCTAACTAGCTGTAGCAGGGTTGCACTGATCGAGAACAGAGCATTAGTG GTTGGAGAGGACCTGACTGAAGGTGAAGCAAGGGTCTTGATGGAATATGGTTGGATACCAAATTCTGGACTTGGATCCATGCTAAACTACTGTGACAGAGTTGTTCATGACAGGAAAAGTGAGGACACCTCGGAGTGGAGGTCAAAAATAGGTAAGTTGCTTATAGATGGTTACAATGGTGGCTGTATAGTACCAACGGACGTTCCAAAAAAGGTGGTGGAGTATAATTTTGCTCAGGCCCCTCAGATTAAGATGGAAATGAATTGA
- the LOC113698235 gene encoding uncharacterized protein isoform X2 yields MTMGSVALSLAREGKVGSWSYEQNHIGDQGGCSDQVIEANKVCVEMVPAEVLSGMESSSCQQSLLSSRDVSINVQCSGHSPSSPFKNPSNCANGGDLLEIKNDNPVDFFDELDHVVLKERQRRLVLSCSQMLGLTKTPLEGNTALSSMPALDDLNKQGAGIDKEETDYVDKESPFGENSNRKMQTTSISGSSKGVIMALPNADHRNSQFLCNWQGNKSIKSGKMTTIQEQVKTCSLEKEFSTSGANGRQNLLSSKSIMHNSGVATQAHAMTCFSENKFSMSGANSRQNLLSSKSPMHNSAVANVVNVKVEPLDNDEASQKSFPSGHLPLDNVDLVKSEPDLSADSNDDELDHLLLRERMKLLSAQVPHSDVVGMEWLSKMVPAGLDCHPIAQESAKPLKINRPRKRRKSATDSVETALEEDAPGLLQVLIQKGVSVNEIKLYGEKESDEALDDLSTEDNFSELEAIISKLFSQRSSLLKLAPLRCAKGDKATYCLACLFSLVEQARYLQFRKWPVEWGWCRDLQAFIFVFERHNRIVLERPEYGYATYFFELMDSLPIDWQIKRLVTAMKLTSCSRVALIENRALVVGEDLTEGEARVLMEYGWIPNSGLGSMLNYCDRVVHDRKSEDTSEWRSKIGKLLIDGYNGGCIVPTDVPKKVVEYNFAQAPQIKMEMN; encoded by the exons ATGACAATGGGCAGTGTGGCtctgag CCTTGCTCGGGAAGGAAAGGTTGGGAGTTGGTCATATGAACAAAATCACATTG GTGATCAGGGGGGTTGCAGTGATCAAGTTATTGAAGCAAATAAAGTCTGTGTTGAGATGGTTCCAGCAGAGGTACTTAGTGGCATGGAAAGTAGTTCCTGTCAGCAATCGCTGCTGTCATCACGTGATGTTTCCATCAATGTCCAGTGTTCTGGCCACAGTCCATCAAGTCCATTTAAAAACCCTTCAAATTGTGCAAATGGTGGTGATTTGCTAGAGATTAAGAATGATAACCCTGTTGACTTTTTTGATGAACTTGATCATGTTGTACTCAAGGAACGTCAGAGAAGGCTTGTGTTAAG ttgCAGCCAAATGTTGGGGTTGACCAAGACTCCTTTAGAG GGTAATACTGCCCTATCGTCTATGCCAGCTTTGGATGATTTAAACAAGCAAGGTGCTGGAATTGATAAAGAAGAGACTGATTATGTTGATAAGGAGTCACCATTTGGTGAAAACTCCAATCGCAAGATGCAAACAACTTCTATCTCTGGTTCATCAAAAGGTGTCATTATGGCATTACCTAATGCAGATCATAGAAATTCACAGTTCTTGTGTAACTGGCAGGGTaataaatcaattaaatcaGGAAAAATGACGACAATTCAAGAACAGGTTAAGACATGTTCTTTGGAGAAAGAGTTCTCTACATCTGGTGCAAACGGTAGACAGAATCTTTTGTCCAGTAAAAGTATCATGCACAATTCAGGTGTAGCAACTCAAGCACATGCTATGACATGCTTTTCGGAGAACAAGTTCTCTATGTCTGGTGCAAACAGTAGACAAAATCTTTTGTCCAGTAAAAGTCCCATGCATAATTCAGCTGTAGCAAATGTTGTCAACGTCAAGGTAGAACCCTTGGATAATGACGAGGCAAGCCAAAAAAGTTTTCCTTCAGGCCATTTGCCTTTGGATAACGTGGATCTGGTTAAAAGTGAACCTGATCTTTCTGCTGATTCCAATGATGATGAGCTTGATCATTTGTTGCTGCGAGAGAGGATGAAATTGCTGTCAGCACAAGTGCCTCATTCAGATGTCGTTGGAATGGAATGGTTGAGCAAGATGGTTCCTGCTGGATTAGATTGTCATCCCATAGCACAGGAATCTGCCAAGCCACTGAAGATTAACCGTCCTAGGAAAAGGAGAAAATCAGCCAC GGATTCTGTTGAAACAGCATTGGAGGAGGATGCTCCTGGGCTTCTGCAG GTATTGATTCAGAAGGGTGTATCAGTTAATGAAATTAAACTTTATGGGGAAAAGGAAAGTGACGAGGCCCTTGATGATTTGTCCACTGAAGACAACTTTTCAGAACTCGAAGCTATTATTTCAAAG CTATTTTCTCAACGGAGTTCATTGTTAAAGCTTGCTCCATTGCGGTGTGCCAAGGGTGACAAAGCTACCTATTGTTTGGCTTGTCTCTTTTCACTTGTGGAGCAG GCACGATATTTACAATTCAGAAAGTGGCCTGTTGAATGGGGGTGGTGCCGAGACCTTCAAGCATTCATATTTGTATTTGAGAGACACAATAG GATAGTGCTTGAACGCCCTGAGTATGGTTACGCAACATACTTCTTTGAGTTGATGGATTCCTTACCTATAGATTGGCAGATCAAGCGATTGGTGACTGCTATGAAGCTAACTAGCTGTAGCAGGGTTGCACTGATCGAGAACAGAGCATTAGTG GTTGGAGAGGACCTGACTGAAGGTGAAGCAAGGGTCTTGATGGAATATGGTTGGATACCAAATTCTGGACTTGGATCCATGCTAAACTACTGTGACAGAGTTGTTCATGACAGGAAAAGTGAGGACACCTCGGAGTGGAGGTCAAAAATAGGTAAGTTGCTTATAGATGGTTACAATGGTGGCTGTATAGTACCAACGGACGTTCCAAAAAAGGTGGTGGAGTATAATTTTGCTCAGGCCCCTCAGATTAAGATGGAAATGAATTGA
- the LOC113698402 gene encoding uncharacterized protein codes for MGRQPCCDKVGLKKGPWTADEDKKLISFILTNGQCCWRAVPKLAGLLRCGKSCRLRWTNYLRPDLKRGLLSEYEEKMVIDLHAQLGNRWSKIASHLPGRTDNEIKNHWNTHIKKKLKKMGIDPVTHKPLPPSTTITADQPPQEEQPENNLDSDQQAKKGPPPFSNSASDTIPEIAQQNREAETSMQSTLTEAKEEDDKSNNHSQSPIDSSPMEVNNGFCIDEVPLIEPDAILVPYPNSSSTPSSSSSSSSSSCSYDRSSNNYNAFDHHQEMLPTMDYCWQLSSSSASSCDYYYDTNNMNMDFWDDDFISNWDMLLNDNSDRNNVAAVLGVEPSLVQYPPEMVQLDEDSWNFYHL; via the exons ACCAATGGCCAATGCTGCTGGAGAGCTGTCCCAAAACTTGCAG GACTCTTGAGATGCGGAAAGAGCTGCAGATTGAGATGGACTAACTATCTCAGACCAGACTTGAAGAGGGGGTTATTGTCAGAATATGAAGAGAAGATGGTCATTGATCTTCATGCTCAGCTTGGCAACAG GTGGTCCAAGATTGCTTCTCATCTCCCTGGAAGAACTGATAATGAGATCAAGAATCACTGGAATACTCACATAAAGAAAAAGCTGAAGAAAATGGGGATTGATCCTGTGACTCACAAGCCACTGCCCCCGTCAACAACTATTACTGCTGATCAACCACCCCAAGAGGAGCAGCCAGAGAATAATCTTGATTCTGATCAACAAGCCAAAAAAGGCCCGCCGCCTTTCTCAAATAGTGCTTCTGATACAATCCCAGAAATAGCTCAGCAAAATAGAGAAGCAGAGACTTCAATGCAGTCAACTTTAACAGAGGCAAAAGAAGAAGATGACAAAAGCAATAATCATTCTCAAAGTCCAATTGACTCCTCCCCCATGGAAGTCAACAATGGCTTCTGCATAGATGAAGTTCCCTTGATTGAACCTGATGCAATATTAGTACCGTATCCAAATTCTTCATCAACCCCTTCTTcatcgtcatcatcatcatcatcttcttgtTCTTATGACCGCAGCTCGAATAATTACAATGCATTCGATCATCATCAAGAGATGTTGCCGACAATGGACTACTGCTGGCAGTTGTCATCATCATCAGCATCGTCATGTGACTACTACTATGACACAAACAACATGAACATGGATTTCTGGGATGATGACTTCATCAGCAATTGGGATATGCTACTTAATGATAATAGTGACAGAAATAATGTAGCTGCTGTTCTTGGAGTTGAACCTTCCCTGGTCCAGTACCCTCCAGAAATGGTCCAATTGGATGAAGATTCTTGGAATTTTTATCACTTGTGA